A part of Camelus bactrianus isolate YW-2024 breed Bactrian camel chromosome 7, ASM4877302v1, whole genome shotgun sequence genomic DNA contains:
- the NOM1 gene encoding nucleolar MIF4G domain-containing protein 1 isoform X4 produces MAASTSPGALARDGCGGLTARGKRGAGRGQRRRPGGGGEGALKRLKLAVEEFVQATSERETPGGCEGRRAQGRRRPGGRKSRRELRKEKRHLKKARRLQRTAGSAQGPGGGGAGGASGPRAEAGAAGEGGRPPPRRAPLQPEELRPSEAPAKAAPAQAKARGSPGRTKAPLAAAAARKRALLAANEEEDREIRKLERCLGLNKRRKKGDGSSVPLSFARDGLDYILGALESGGNSALYESSSEEEEEGGAGQTLPENDSETDTEDEREAQDVEEEDEREAEAGTQSEEDEDEGKRKSGGAEGTAKKKRRQKRVRFAEDEERSESSSEEADAADQQSLCENGGKYIPPHERRAEETVDAQKKEELERLKKQVKGLINRLSEPNLASISGQLEELYMAHSRKDVSDTLTGVLLSACAPDAAMPSRLVMEHVLLVSILHCTVGIESEVLRDSGLCPVWQSCLRQVTVPPAGQVPSSGFFSHLLVAAWRWCARLPAALLPAGSRPHHDLSCPPSQLCPRLQQLGLQVGAHFLEAVVRRFTGVYASGREGKECDNLFTVIAHLYNFRVVQSLLIFDILRKLVGTFTEKDIELILLMLKHVGFSLRKDDALSLKELIAETQAKASRAGGEFRDQSRIRFMLETLLALKNNDVRKIPGYDPEPVERLRKLQRALVRGAGSGTETQLRVSWDNILNAEQTGRWWIVGSAWSGAPMIDNSQQKTPQKRPLGTVSAKILELARKQRMNTDVRRNIFCTIMTSEDFLDAFEKLLKLGLKDQQEREIVHVLMDCCLQERTYNPFYAFLAGKLCDYERRFQMTFQFSIWDKFRDLGNLPATNFSNLVHLVAHLLKAKSLPLSILKVVEFSELDKPRVHFLRKVLYMLLMETEVEDLGSIFARVSDNPALGLLREGLKLFISHFLLKGGQVPGSAEEASVLRERAELTTRSLQGRASLRM; encoded by the exons ATGGCGGCGTCCACAAGCCCGGGCGCGTTGGCGCGGGACGGCTGCGGGGGACTCACGGCCCGCGGGAAGCGCGGAGCCGGGCGCGGACAGCGCCGCAGGCctgggggcggcggggagggggctcTGAAGCGGCTAAAGCTAGCAGTGGAGGAGTTCGTGCAGGCGACCTCGGAGCGCGAGACCCCCGGCGGCTGCGAGGGCCGCCGGGCTCAGGGACGCAGGCGCCCGGGCGGGAGGAAAAGCCGCAGGGAGCTGAGGAAGGAGAAGCGGCACCTGAAGAAGGCGCGCCGGCTCCAGCGGACGGCCGGTTCCGCGCAGGGCCCGGGGGGCGGCGGAGCCGGGGGAGCGAGCGGCCCCCGGGCAGAGGCGGGGGCGGCGGGAGAGGGCGGCCGGCCGCCCCCACGTCGGGCCCCACTGCAGCCGGAGGAGCTGCGACCCTCTGAGGCCCCGGCCAAGGCCGCCCCAGCCCAGGCCAAGGCCAGAGGCTCCCCCGGGAGGACCAAGGCCCCCTTAGCCGCCGCCGCTGCCCGGAAACGCGCACTTCTGGCGGCCAACGAGGAGGAGGACCGAGAGATCCGAAAGCTGGAGCGCTGCCTCGGCTTGAACAAGCGCAGAAAGAAGGGCGACGGTAGCTCCGTGCCGCTTAGCTTTGCCCGCGATGGACTCGACTACATCCTGGGAGCCCTGGAGTCTGGGGGAAATAGTGCCTTGTATGAGAGCagcagtgaggaggaggaggaggggggcgcCGGACAGACACTCCCGGAAAATGATTCAGAGACTGACACCGAGGACGAACGGGAGGCGCAGGACGTGGAAGAGGAAGACGAGCGGGAAGCAGAAGCCGGAACGCAGagcgaggaggacgaggacgagggaAAGCGAAAAAGCGGAGGAGCGGAAGGGACAGcgaagaagaaaaggaggcaaAAGAGAGTCCGCTTTGCGGAAGATGAGGAGAGGAGTGAAAGTTCCTCGGAGGAGGCTGACGCGGCAGATCAG CAGAGTCTTTGTGAAAATGGTGGAAAGTACATACCACCTCATGAGAGGCGAGCAGAGGAGACAGTGGATGCGCAGAAAAAGGAAGAGCTGGAAAGGCTGAAGAAACAGGTCAAAGGTCTGATTAACAG GTTGAGCGAGCCAAACTTAGCCTCGATAAGCGGGCAGCTGGAGGAGCTGTACATGGCCCACAGCCGGAAGGACGTGAGCGACACTCTGACGGGCGTCCTCCTGAGTGCCTGCGCGCCGGACGCGGCCATGCCCAGCAGGCTGGTGATGGAGCACGTCCTCCTGGTCAGCATTCTTCACTGCACGGTCGGAATCGAG TCTGAGGTCCTTAGAGACTCAGGACTGTGTCCAGTCTGGCAGAGCTGCCTCCGCCAGGTCACCGTCCCTCCTGCTGGGCAGGTGCCTTCCTCTGGATTCTTCTCGCATTTACTTGTGGCAGCGTGGCGGTGGTGTGCGCGTCTTCCCGCTGCTCTCCTGCCCGCTGGGTCTCGCCCTCACCACGATCTCAGCTGCCCGCCCAGCCAGCTGTGCCCGCGGCTCCAGCAGCTCGGTCTTCAG GTCGGCGCCCACTTTCTGGAGGCCGTGGTGAGGCGGTTTACCGGCGTCTATGCGAGCGGCCGGGAGGGGAAGGAGTGCGACAACCTGTTCACCGTCATCGCCCATTTGTACAACTTCCGCGTGGTGCAGTCTCTCCTCATCTTTGACATCTTGAGAAAACTTGTGGGAACTTTCACAGAGAAAGACATCGAGCTGATCCTGTTAATGCTGAAACACGTGGGCTTTTCATTGAGAAAAGACGATGCCTTGTCACTCAAGGAGCTGATCGCCGAGACCCAGGCCAAAGCCAGCCGGGCGGGCGGCGAGTTCCGGGACCAGAGCCGG ATCCGGTTTATGCTGGAGACACTGTTGGCCCTGAAGAACAACGACGTGCGGAAGATTCCGGGCTACGACCCCGAACCTGTGGAGAGGCTGCGGAAGCTGCAGAGAGCACTG GTGCGCGGCGCCGGCTCAGGGACAGAGACTCAGCTCCGTGTCTCCTGGGACAACATCCTGAACGCGGAGCAGACTGGGCGCTGGTGGATCGTGGGGTCGGCCTGGAGCGGCGCCCCGATGATTGACAACAGTCAGCAGAAGACCCCACAGAAGCGGCCCCTGGGGACG GTCAGTGCGAAGATCCTGGAACTTGCCCGGAAGCAGAGGATGAACACTGACGTCAGGAGAAACATATTTTGTACTATAATGACTAGTGAAGACTTTCTGGATGCATTTGAAAAGCTTCTAAA ACTTGGACTTAAGGATCAGCAGGAGAGGGAAATAGTCCACGTCCTCATGGATTGCTGCCTTCAGGAGAGAACGTACAACCCTTTCTATGCGTTCCTGGCCGGCAAGCTGTGTGACTACGAGAGGCGGTTTCAG ATGACTTTCCAGTTCAGCATCTGGGACAAATTTCGGGATTTAGGAAATTTGCCAGCCACTAATTTCTCTAATTTGGTTCATCTGGTGGCCCACTTGTTGAAGGCAAAATCACTGCCACTTTCCATCTTAAAG GTCGTTGAATTCAGTGAATTGGACAAACCCAGAGTCCACTTCTTAAGAAAAGTGTTATATATGCTGTTAATGGAAACAGAGGTTGAAGACCTTGGTTCAATTTTTGCAAG GGTGTCGGACAACCCCGCGCTGGGCCTGTTGCGGGAGGGCCTGAAGCTTTTCATCAGCCACTTCCTGCTGAAGGGCGGCCAGGTTCCCGGGAGCGCCGAGGAGGCCAGTGTGCTCAGGGAGAGAGCTGAGCTCACCACCAGATCTCTGCAGGGAAGGGCTTCCCTGAGGATGTAG
- the NOM1 gene encoding nucleolar MIF4G domain-containing protein 1 isoform X3, translating into MAASTSPGALARDGCGGLTARGKRGAGRGQRRRPGGGGEGALKRLKLAVEEFVQATSERETPGGCEGRRAQGRRRPGGRKSRRELRKEKRHLKKARRLQRTAGSAQGPGGGGAGGASGPRAEAGAAGEGGRPPPRRAPLQPEELRPSEAPAKAAPAQAKARGSPGRTKAPLAAAAARKRALLAANEEEDREIRKLERCLGLNKRRKKGDGSSVPLSFARDGLDYILGALESGGNSALYESSSEEEEEGGAGQTLPENDSETDTEDEREAQDVEEEDEREAEAGTQSEEDEDEGKRKSGGAEGTAKKKRRQKRVRFAEDEERSESSSEEADAADQQSLCENGGKYIPPHERRAEETVDAQKKEELERLKKQVKGLINRLSEPNLASISGQLEELYMAHSRKDVSDTLTGVLLSACAPDAAMPSRLVMEHVLLVSILHCTVGIEVPSSGFFSHLLVAAWRWCARLPAALLPAGSRPHHDLSCPPSQLCPRLQQLGLQVGAHFLEAVVRRFTGVYASGREGKECDNLFTVIAHLYNFRVVQSLLIFDILRKLVGTFTEKDIELILLMLKHVGFSLRKDDALSLKELIAETQAKASRAGGEFRDQSRIRFMLETLLALKNNDVRKIPGYDPEPVERLRKLQRALVRGAGSGTETQLRVSWDNILNAEQTGRWWIVGSAWSGAPMIDNSQQKTPQKRPLGTVSAKILELARKQRMNTDVRRNIFCTIMTSEDFLDAFEKLLKLGLKDQQEREIVHVLMDCCLQERTYNPFYAFLAGKLCDYERRFQVAKLEGRPGGWLSTPFNECPESGGPWGQGCVQRMTFQFSIWDKFRDLGNLPATNFSNLVHLVAHLLKAKSLPLSILKVVEFSELDKPRVHFLRKVLYMLLMETEVEDLGSIFARVSDNPALGLLREGLKLFISHFLLKGGQVPGSAEEASVLRERAELTTRSLQGRASLRM; encoded by the exons ATGGCGGCGTCCACAAGCCCGGGCGCGTTGGCGCGGGACGGCTGCGGGGGACTCACGGCCCGCGGGAAGCGCGGAGCCGGGCGCGGACAGCGCCGCAGGCctgggggcggcggggagggggctcTGAAGCGGCTAAAGCTAGCAGTGGAGGAGTTCGTGCAGGCGACCTCGGAGCGCGAGACCCCCGGCGGCTGCGAGGGCCGCCGGGCTCAGGGACGCAGGCGCCCGGGCGGGAGGAAAAGCCGCAGGGAGCTGAGGAAGGAGAAGCGGCACCTGAAGAAGGCGCGCCGGCTCCAGCGGACGGCCGGTTCCGCGCAGGGCCCGGGGGGCGGCGGAGCCGGGGGAGCGAGCGGCCCCCGGGCAGAGGCGGGGGCGGCGGGAGAGGGCGGCCGGCCGCCCCCACGTCGGGCCCCACTGCAGCCGGAGGAGCTGCGACCCTCTGAGGCCCCGGCCAAGGCCGCCCCAGCCCAGGCCAAGGCCAGAGGCTCCCCCGGGAGGACCAAGGCCCCCTTAGCCGCCGCCGCTGCCCGGAAACGCGCACTTCTGGCGGCCAACGAGGAGGAGGACCGAGAGATCCGAAAGCTGGAGCGCTGCCTCGGCTTGAACAAGCGCAGAAAGAAGGGCGACGGTAGCTCCGTGCCGCTTAGCTTTGCCCGCGATGGACTCGACTACATCCTGGGAGCCCTGGAGTCTGGGGGAAATAGTGCCTTGTATGAGAGCagcagtgaggaggaggaggaggggggcgcCGGACAGACACTCCCGGAAAATGATTCAGAGACTGACACCGAGGACGAACGGGAGGCGCAGGACGTGGAAGAGGAAGACGAGCGGGAAGCAGAAGCCGGAACGCAGagcgaggaggacgaggacgagggaAAGCGAAAAAGCGGAGGAGCGGAAGGGACAGcgaagaagaaaaggaggcaaAAGAGAGTCCGCTTTGCGGAAGATGAGGAGAGGAGTGAAAGTTCCTCGGAGGAGGCTGACGCGGCAGATCAG CAGAGTCTTTGTGAAAATGGTGGAAAGTACATACCACCTCATGAGAGGCGAGCAGAGGAGACAGTGGATGCGCAGAAAAAGGAAGAGCTGGAAAGGCTGAAGAAACAGGTCAAAGGTCTGATTAACAG GTTGAGCGAGCCAAACTTAGCCTCGATAAGCGGGCAGCTGGAGGAGCTGTACATGGCCCACAGCCGGAAGGACGTGAGCGACACTCTGACGGGCGTCCTCCTGAGTGCCTGCGCGCCGGACGCGGCCATGCCCAGCAGGCTGGTGATGGAGCACGTCCTCCTGGTCAGCATTCTTCACTGCACGGTCGGAATCGAG GTGCCTTCCTCTGGATTCTTCTCGCATTTACTTGTGGCAGCGTGGCGGTGGTGTGCGCGTCTTCCCGCTGCTCTCCTGCCCGCTGGGTCTCGCCCTCACCACGATCTCAGCTGCCCGCCCAGCCAGCTGTGCCCGCGGCTCCAGCAGCTCGGTCTTCAG GTCGGCGCCCACTTTCTGGAGGCCGTGGTGAGGCGGTTTACCGGCGTCTATGCGAGCGGCCGGGAGGGGAAGGAGTGCGACAACCTGTTCACCGTCATCGCCCATTTGTACAACTTCCGCGTGGTGCAGTCTCTCCTCATCTTTGACATCTTGAGAAAACTTGTGGGAACTTTCACAGAGAAAGACATCGAGCTGATCCTGTTAATGCTGAAACACGTGGGCTTTTCATTGAGAAAAGACGATGCCTTGTCACTCAAGGAGCTGATCGCCGAGACCCAGGCCAAAGCCAGCCGGGCGGGCGGCGAGTTCCGGGACCAGAGCCGG ATCCGGTTTATGCTGGAGACACTGTTGGCCCTGAAGAACAACGACGTGCGGAAGATTCCGGGCTACGACCCCGAACCTGTGGAGAGGCTGCGGAAGCTGCAGAGAGCACTG GTGCGCGGCGCCGGCTCAGGGACAGAGACTCAGCTCCGTGTCTCCTGGGACAACATCCTGAACGCGGAGCAGACTGGGCGCTGGTGGATCGTGGGGTCGGCCTGGAGCGGCGCCCCGATGATTGACAACAGTCAGCAGAAGACCCCACAGAAGCGGCCCCTGGGGACG GTCAGTGCGAAGATCCTGGAACTTGCCCGGAAGCAGAGGATGAACACTGACGTCAGGAGAAACATATTTTGTACTATAATGACTAGTGAAGACTTTCTGGATGCATTTGAAAAGCTTCTAAA ACTTGGACTTAAGGATCAGCAGGAGAGGGAAATAGTCCACGTCCTCATGGATTGCTGCCTTCAGGAGAGAACGTACAACCCTTTCTATGCGTTCCTGGCCGGCAAGCTGTGTGACTACGAGAGGCGGTTTCAGGTGGCGAAGCTGGAAGGCCGGCCAGGTGGCTGGCTCAGCACCCCCTTCAACGAGTGCCCCGAGTCAGGAGGCCCCTGGGGCCAGGGCTGCGTGCAGAGG ATGACTTTCCAGTTCAGCATCTGGGACAAATTTCGGGATTTAGGAAATTTGCCAGCCACTAATTTCTCTAATTTGGTTCATCTGGTGGCCCACTTGTTGAAGGCAAAATCACTGCCACTTTCCATCTTAAAG GTCGTTGAATTCAGTGAATTGGACAAACCCAGAGTCCACTTCTTAAGAAAAGTGTTATATATGCTGTTAATGGAAACAGAGGTTGAAGACCTTGGTTCAATTTTTGCAAG GGTGTCGGACAACCCCGCGCTGGGCCTGTTGCGGGAGGGCCTGAAGCTTTTCATCAGCCACTTCCTGCTGAAGGGCGGCCAGGTTCCCGGGAGCGCCGAGGAGGCCAGTGTGCTCAGGGAGAGAGCTGAGCTCACCACCAGATCTCTGCAGGGAAGGGCTTCCCTGAGGATGTAG
- the NOM1 gene encoding nucleolar MIF4G domain-containing protein 1 isoform X1 yields the protein MAASTSPGALARDGCGGLTARGKRGAGRGQRRRPGGGGEGALKRLKLAVEEFVQATSERETPGGCEGRRAQGRRRPGGRKSRRELRKEKRHLKKARRLQRTAGSAQGPGGGGAGGASGPRAEAGAAGEGGRPPPRRAPLQPEELRPSEAPAKAAPAQAKARGSPGRTKAPLAAAAARKRALLAANEEEDREIRKLERCLGLNKRRKKGDGSSVPLSFARDGLDYILGALESGGNSALYESSSEEEEEGGAGQTLPENDSETDTEDEREAQDVEEEDEREAEAGTQSEEDEDEGKRKSGGAEGTAKKKRRQKRVRFAEDEERSESSSEEADAADQQSLCENGGKYIPPHERRAEETVDAQKKEELERLKKQVKGLINRLSEPNLASISGQLEELYMAHSRKDVSDTLTGVLLSACAPDAAMPSRLVMEHVLLVSILHCTVGIESEVLRDSGLCPVWQSCLRQVTVPPAGQVPSSGFFSHLLVAAWRWCARLPAALLPAGSRPHHDLSCPPSQLCPRLQQLGLQVGAHFLEAVVRRFTGVYASGREGKECDNLFTVIAHLYNFRVVQSLLIFDILRKLVGTFTEKDIELILLMLKHVGFSLRKDDALSLKELIAETQAKASRAGGEFRDQSRIRFMLETLLALKNNDVRKIPGYDPEPVERLRKLQRALVRGAGSGTETQLRVSWDNILNAEQTGRWWIVGSAWSGAPMIDNSQQKTPQKRPLGTVSAKILELARKQRMNTDVRRNIFCTIMTSEDFLDAFEKLLKLGLKDQQEREIVHVLMDCCLQERTYNPFYAFLAGKLCDYERRFQVAKLEGRPGGWLSTPFNECPESGGPWGQGCVQRMTFQFSIWDKFRDLGNLPATNFSNLVHLVAHLLKAKSLPLSILKVVEFSELDKPRVHFLRKVLYMLLMETEVEDLGSIFARVSDNPALGLLREGLKLFISHFLLKGGQVPGSAEEASVLRERAELTTRSLQGRASLRM from the exons ATGGCGGCGTCCACAAGCCCGGGCGCGTTGGCGCGGGACGGCTGCGGGGGACTCACGGCCCGCGGGAAGCGCGGAGCCGGGCGCGGACAGCGCCGCAGGCctgggggcggcggggagggggctcTGAAGCGGCTAAAGCTAGCAGTGGAGGAGTTCGTGCAGGCGACCTCGGAGCGCGAGACCCCCGGCGGCTGCGAGGGCCGCCGGGCTCAGGGACGCAGGCGCCCGGGCGGGAGGAAAAGCCGCAGGGAGCTGAGGAAGGAGAAGCGGCACCTGAAGAAGGCGCGCCGGCTCCAGCGGACGGCCGGTTCCGCGCAGGGCCCGGGGGGCGGCGGAGCCGGGGGAGCGAGCGGCCCCCGGGCAGAGGCGGGGGCGGCGGGAGAGGGCGGCCGGCCGCCCCCACGTCGGGCCCCACTGCAGCCGGAGGAGCTGCGACCCTCTGAGGCCCCGGCCAAGGCCGCCCCAGCCCAGGCCAAGGCCAGAGGCTCCCCCGGGAGGACCAAGGCCCCCTTAGCCGCCGCCGCTGCCCGGAAACGCGCACTTCTGGCGGCCAACGAGGAGGAGGACCGAGAGATCCGAAAGCTGGAGCGCTGCCTCGGCTTGAACAAGCGCAGAAAGAAGGGCGACGGTAGCTCCGTGCCGCTTAGCTTTGCCCGCGATGGACTCGACTACATCCTGGGAGCCCTGGAGTCTGGGGGAAATAGTGCCTTGTATGAGAGCagcagtgaggaggaggaggaggggggcgcCGGACAGACACTCCCGGAAAATGATTCAGAGACTGACACCGAGGACGAACGGGAGGCGCAGGACGTGGAAGAGGAAGACGAGCGGGAAGCAGAAGCCGGAACGCAGagcgaggaggacgaggacgagggaAAGCGAAAAAGCGGAGGAGCGGAAGGGACAGcgaagaagaaaaggaggcaaAAGAGAGTCCGCTTTGCGGAAGATGAGGAGAGGAGTGAAAGTTCCTCGGAGGAGGCTGACGCGGCAGATCAG CAGAGTCTTTGTGAAAATGGTGGAAAGTACATACCACCTCATGAGAGGCGAGCAGAGGAGACAGTGGATGCGCAGAAAAAGGAAGAGCTGGAAAGGCTGAAGAAACAGGTCAAAGGTCTGATTAACAG GTTGAGCGAGCCAAACTTAGCCTCGATAAGCGGGCAGCTGGAGGAGCTGTACATGGCCCACAGCCGGAAGGACGTGAGCGACACTCTGACGGGCGTCCTCCTGAGTGCCTGCGCGCCGGACGCGGCCATGCCCAGCAGGCTGGTGATGGAGCACGTCCTCCTGGTCAGCATTCTTCACTGCACGGTCGGAATCGAG TCTGAGGTCCTTAGAGACTCAGGACTGTGTCCAGTCTGGCAGAGCTGCCTCCGCCAGGTCACCGTCCCTCCTGCTGGGCAGGTGCCTTCCTCTGGATTCTTCTCGCATTTACTTGTGGCAGCGTGGCGGTGGTGTGCGCGTCTTCCCGCTGCTCTCCTGCCCGCTGGGTCTCGCCCTCACCACGATCTCAGCTGCCCGCCCAGCCAGCTGTGCCCGCGGCTCCAGCAGCTCGGTCTTCAG GTCGGCGCCCACTTTCTGGAGGCCGTGGTGAGGCGGTTTACCGGCGTCTATGCGAGCGGCCGGGAGGGGAAGGAGTGCGACAACCTGTTCACCGTCATCGCCCATTTGTACAACTTCCGCGTGGTGCAGTCTCTCCTCATCTTTGACATCTTGAGAAAACTTGTGGGAACTTTCACAGAGAAAGACATCGAGCTGATCCTGTTAATGCTGAAACACGTGGGCTTTTCATTGAGAAAAGACGATGCCTTGTCACTCAAGGAGCTGATCGCCGAGACCCAGGCCAAAGCCAGCCGGGCGGGCGGCGAGTTCCGGGACCAGAGCCGG ATCCGGTTTATGCTGGAGACACTGTTGGCCCTGAAGAACAACGACGTGCGGAAGATTCCGGGCTACGACCCCGAACCTGTGGAGAGGCTGCGGAAGCTGCAGAGAGCACTG GTGCGCGGCGCCGGCTCAGGGACAGAGACTCAGCTCCGTGTCTCCTGGGACAACATCCTGAACGCGGAGCAGACTGGGCGCTGGTGGATCGTGGGGTCGGCCTGGAGCGGCGCCCCGATGATTGACAACAGTCAGCAGAAGACCCCACAGAAGCGGCCCCTGGGGACG GTCAGTGCGAAGATCCTGGAACTTGCCCGGAAGCAGAGGATGAACACTGACGTCAGGAGAAACATATTTTGTACTATAATGACTAGTGAAGACTTTCTGGATGCATTTGAAAAGCTTCTAAA ACTTGGACTTAAGGATCAGCAGGAGAGGGAAATAGTCCACGTCCTCATGGATTGCTGCCTTCAGGAGAGAACGTACAACCCTTTCTATGCGTTCCTGGCCGGCAAGCTGTGTGACTACGAGAGGCGGTTTCAGGTGGCGAAGCTGGAAGGCCGGCCAGGTGGCTGGCTCAGCACCCCCTTCAACGAGTGCCCCGAGTCAGGAGGCCCCTGGGGCCAGGGCTGCGTGCAGAGG ATGACTTTCCAGTTCAGCATCTGGGACAAATTTCGGGATTTAGGAAATTTGCCAGCCACTAATTTCTCTAATTTGGTTCATCTGGTGGCCCACTTGTTGAAGGCAAAATCACTGCCACTTTCCATCTTAAAG GTCGTTGAATTCAGTGAATTGGACAAACCCAGAGTCCACTTCTTAAGAAAAGTGTTATATATGCTGTTAATGGAAACAGAGGTTGAAGACCTTGGTTCAATTTTTGCAAG GGTGTCGGACAACCCCGCGCTGGGCCTGTTGCGGGAGGGCCTGAAGCTTTTCATCAGCCACTTCCTGCTGAAGGGCGGCCAGGTTCCCGGGAGCGCCGAGGAGGCCAGTGTGCTCAGGGAGAGAGCTGAGCTCACCACCAGATCTCTGCAGGGAAGGGCTTCCCTGAGGATGTAG